In Citrus sinensis cultivar Valencia sweet orange chromosome 3, DVS_A1.0, whole genome shotgun sequence, the sequence CTTTGTGAAAAATGGTCGTTTCTTTTTGTCATTCAACCGTGATAAAATGAGACAGTCGGGACGTTCTGGGAGATGTGCATGGAATGCCCATGTGGCGCAAATATTGGTGCTGATGGTGGAGTACGACTGCGTCCGTATCATACCATTATTGCTGAGTTTACTGTCAATGATACTACATCCAAGCCATCTTTGGTACATGTCTGCGCTTCtcttaaattagaaaatgtgAATACATGGAAGTTGGTTCAGTTTCACTATGGCAACTGACGATTATGTAAATTTGAATAGGATaaaaattatctaatttaagatttttgattttattaaagttgGAAGAAGTTATCCACAATActgtaatattattatattactacACCCTACGACATAATAGTTTTCTCCAATTTTAATACAGTGCAAGATCCGGATAAGGTAAGCACCTTAGCCTGCTCCCTTAGCTGGATATGGCATTATTGGGGTTTGTTCGGCCGGTCAAAACACTCCAACAAACTTCATATTTAGGGTTATTTTTAAGGACTTTCCTTGAGCTTTAGTGTATTGACAGTCTAATAGAAAGTATTTGTGTAATTACAGAAACTTCCCCTAACGTTAGTACACGTTTTCGTATATGTTAGTATATGAGGgtaaattagtaatttcataaattaaaaaaaatcaaagaaccaaaacactattttctctctcattaaACGAAACCCACAACCATTTTCAAGGTTGAAAAGCTCTGGAGAAGCTTTTGAACCAATCCGTCCCGGCCTACGTGAAGGAATCGAAGGCTTTGCTCACGAGACAGGGGATCGGAATCTCGTTCAGAGTGAGCCAGTAGTAGCAAAGCAGTTGTTAGCTATTCGTAGTGACCCTTGTTAGTTGTTGGCAACTCGTCGGTAGGGATTTGATCTCAACGGAGGAAAATGAGACCCTTTTGAACAAGCTTTGGGTCTAATCGGAGAGTCGAAATTTCTACCGCAACCTCGATCGCATCTTTTTCATTATCATTTACCACCCTTTCTTTCCTCCCGACTATTCACGCACGAAGATCGTCGTATGTATGCTCGACTTCGGTTGCTGGTAGGAGTACATTATGGGAAGATCAGTCACCTGGGctcattgtttttcttttttaattgttgtgatgattaagaatgaaaatatgtGTTGAAGAAATTGCTGGATAAGTTATGTTGGacgaaaaagaattttttctttttggctattttaattgatttcaaacttaaatgagttgaaatctttgatttatttacttattatttaaattcaaaaggTAGGTTTGCTGGTATTTTTGTATGGGGATGATAATTGATTTTTGCTTGCCTTGAAATTGGCATGGCAGGTATCATTACCCAATTGGTCTAGACTTTTGCTGTGGCAGTAGCATTTTCTTACGCTTTAGTCTGCCTTCTTCATATGGCTAGTGGTGTGAAACTTGGAATAACAAaggaagattttttttttcttttcttttcttctttggctTCAATTTAAATGGCTAAGGAATATTGGTTGTGTATTTTGAATGCATTGAAAAGTGAATTAtggtttatttattgttttattgaagCAGCTTACTAATTATTGAGCTTTTGAGATGTTGAATGATGAAGGAAGAAATTGTGAGATGAAAGTTAAAGAAGCAATGGTTGTAATGGTGATTTTAACTTGACAATGGCTGTATTTACAACCACTGTTGCTGTAAATATTTACTACATTGATAGCTTTGTTGATTTtgtcaatttatatttttctcttttttttaatattatgtaatatcaatgatttgttttaaatggTCAGTTTAGActttttagggttttagtGTGATGTTTAACGCCAAACTGTagttattatcattaaagaaattattaactGCCAAAGCATTTTTGAGGCCTAGGGCATTTTTGGCTTTTCGTCAGTCCACTAACAGTCAAGTTAACCATGTAGTAACGTCAGGGGAGGTCGCTGTAATTACGTGAATACTTTCTATCAGACTGTCAATACACCAAACCTCAGAGGAGGTCTCTAAAAATAACccttcatatttatttaattatcatttagCGTATACAATACGCCTACGTATTTTTATGGTCCAAATTCAAATCCCATCCTCGTAATTTTCTCTTCcacactctctctctttctttcttcactCCGATTTTTCTCCAAATCTTCGCATGGCCGACGATAAGGTATTCTGTATATTTCTttgacttttttcttttttttcagctgaaagaacaagaaataaattttttttttttattatctgaAGCTCCGTTTTTGTGGAAACAGGTGATTTTGTAGattttagatttcttttctttctttttctttttttatgacgtaaatgtaaaaaaattacaactgcatttttgttattgttatgaATTACtgtaaaattcaaagaagaaaaatagatCACGAATTCttgtaataaaaaagttgCACAAAAGGATATATAGGAGGACTGGGAGAGCAGCTGCGAAGAGAACCGAACAGAGTTTGCGGGAGGGACATGGAGAGTGAGAGACGACTAAACTTGAAATCAAAGTGGATAGCGACGGTGGCGAGCATATGGATCCAGTGCTGCAGCGGTGCCACGTACACCTTCGGCATCTACTCATCCACCCTCAAGTCCTCTCAAAATTACGACCAATCCACGCTTGACACCGTGTCAGTCTTCAAAGACATAGGTGCCAACGTCGGTGTCCTATCCGGCCTTCTGTACTCTTTCGCGACGCTCAACCACCACCACCGTACCCGTTTCAGCTTTCTTCGCGGTCCATGGGTGGTCCACTTGACCGGTGCTATCCTTTGCTTTGCGGGTTACTTCTTGATGTGGGCCTCCGTTGTGGGGCTGATTCACAGTCCGCCGGTTCCGTTGATGTGCTTGTTCATGTTCCTGGCGGCTCATTCGCAGACATTCTTTAACACGGGGAATGTTGTGACTGGTGTGATGAACTTCGGTGATTATGGCGGGACCATTGTTGGCATCATGAAGGTATGCACTAGTTcacatttttgtttcttgctttGATTGAGATTCTAGACTCAAAATGAATTCAGTTATATGTAAATCAGTAGCTTATTTAACATTTACACACGAGAAGACAAGATTCTGGactcaaaatgaaaaaaaaggactTGTAGTAATACTTCCAGTGCTCCTAAGGAATTGTGAATTTTTAGATCATATCCGCTAGCTTACTTAGATCTAGGAAAGACTTACATTTTCGCAACTTTCAATTTACTAGCTTGTAAGTAACGCAGCAatggtttattttttggaataCAACAgaatacctttttttttttttctcccattGTCCACTGTCCAGGGCTTTCTTGGTCTAGGTGGGGCAGCATTAATCCAAGCTTATGACACTATATGGAAGGGCCGTCCAAGCACTTACCTTCTGATTCTTGCACTGCTGCCAACTTTTGCGTCTCTTTTGTTCATGTCTCTGGTAAGAATCCATGGAACGAATTCAGCTGATGACAAGAAGCACTTGAATGCTTTTTCTGCCGTTGCTTTGACCATTGCAGCCTATCTCATGATCATTATAATTTTGGAGAACATCTTCACTTTTCCATTATGGGCACGAATCATTACATTCTTGTTTCTACTATTTCTACTTTCCTCACCTCTTGGAATTGCAATCAAAGCCCAGAGGGAGGATACAACTAGGTTATCGCCAACATTTGCCACTCAGAGGAGTCCGTTAGTGGACTGCCCTGAGACAACGACATCTACTAAATTCTCTGCCTCACAAGATTCTGTAGCATATCATGAGCTGCCTGGTGAGGAAAGTCAAGTGAAAGCCGAATTTGATgacaaaaaattgaaggatGAAGAGGATATGAATATTTTGCAATCAGTATGTACTCTAAACTTTTGGCTGCTGTTTGTTGCCATGTTATGTGGAATGGGTTCTGGGCTTGCCACTGTAAATAATATCAGTCAAATAGGGGAATCTCTTGGCTACCCTACCAGTGCAATCAATTCCCTGGTCTCTTTGTGGAGTATATGGAACTTTCTTGGCCGTTTTGGAGGAGGGTACGTCTCAGATATAGTCCTACATAGAATGGGCTGGGAAAGGCCATCGTTCATTGCCATTACTCTAGCAACAATGTCTGTTGGTCATATTGTTGTTGCTTCTGGTTTTCCGGGAAATTTGTATGTGGGTTCAATTATAGTGGGTGTTTGTTATGGTTGCCAGTGGTCGTTAATGCCTACTATTACTTATGAGATATTTGGAGTCAGGCACATGGGAACTATTTTTAACACCATTGCCATTGCTAGTCCCGTTGGATCTTACGTATGCTCTGTAAGAATTATTGGGTATATTTACGACAACGTTGCAAGTGGTGAAGGTAATTCCTGCAATGGCACTCACTGCTTCATGTTATCATTTCTGATCATGGCGTCTGTTGCTTTTGTTGGGTGTCTTGTTGCCTTCTTGTTGTTCATTCGGACAAGGAGGTTCTATAAACAGGTTGTTCTCAGGAGGTTGGGGCATTCTTAAAGAACATGAGAAGTGACTACAAGAGCTTCATGTTCAGGCAGACATGCGGTCGATATCCATTTTCCTTGGTCCATTTGTATTATCATATATGTCTAATTATCATTGAGTAATTGGTTTCTCTGTTTTCTCgaggagaaaaaaagatgTACCATGTCTTTttgtaaagaaaatcaatattttattggcattttatactttttcaCCATTTACTCGTTGAATTTCGTATTTCAAGTGGTGAGATATCTCATCTGACACAGTGAGGAGGTTAGACAAATGTTGATTCAAGACCGAGTAGTAGCAGTAGTAGtatgagtaataatatagttataaattcttgtataaatttattttgtataaattatgtggtattaatttattgatggaatgaaaatataaaataataaaaataaattatatgattaaagagatatttaattcaactaataaattaatgatacatcaatttatatgaaatatatttatacaagTATTTATAGCTTTATTATTACTTGTAAcactattattatattaacagAGACTGTGCGCGTTTAACaattacaaatcaaaatgGAAAAGACACGTGGCAGCTAAAACCCGAGGAGAGTATACTAAAAAACTCACCTGAACTGAACAGAATCGATGAAAGCAAcgcaagaaaaagaaaatggagagaCTGAAGCAGTTGAGGCTAAACACGAGATGGGTCTCAACCGTAGCCAGCATCTGGATTCAGTGCACCAGCGGCTCCCTCTACACCTTCTCCATCTACTCTCCCGCTCTTAAAACCACCCAACACTACGACCAAACAACGCTCGACACCGTGTCCGTCTTCAAGGACATCGGCGCCAACACCGGCACTCTCTCCGGCGTCCTCTACACCTACTCCACATCGGATCATTCCTCCCATCACCCACGGCAACAACGACTGACCCGTTTATTGGGGCCATGGGTAGTCCTCTTGGTGGGAGCGATTCAGTGCTTCGCGGGTTACTTCTTGATGTGGGCCTCCGTTGTGGGGTTAATTCCAAGGCCGCCGGTTCCAGTTATGTGCTTGTTTATGTTGTTTGCGGCTCACGGGATGACTTTTTTCAACACGGCTGATGTTGTCACTTCCGTGCGTAATTTTCCTACTTACAGTGGCACTGCCGTTGGCATTATGAAGGTGCTTTCTTATAGCCCTTAATTATCTGAGTAAACTTTGTCAAAtcagaaaattttcataatttagatAACTTGTCAAAGGAAggttcaaaattttgagagaTTTATTAGAGATTTAAGCAATTTTTACTTAGCAATATTCAACACGAAGTAATCTAATATTTATGGGATATGGAGAATTTATGTGAGTTCGTAATTATGCtatttatttgctagggattTGTTGGTCTAAGTGGTGCGATTTTGATCCAAGTATATCAGACATTTTTCAACAACAAACCCACTTCATATCTTCTGCTACTGGCTCTTTTGGCGAGTATAGACCCTTTGTTGCTTATGTGGTTTGTGAGAATCTGCAACACAAACGAAGGGAATGAGAAGAAGCACCTGAACAGTTTTTCATTGATTGCTTTGATTGTTGCTGCTTATCTTATGGTTATTATAATATTGGAGCACATATTTGCTCTCCCATTTTTAGTGCGTGTTCTTACACTCATTTTGCTGCTGCTTTTGCTCGCCTCTCCTCTTTATGTTGCTATTAGAGTGCAGGGAAGCGACAGTGATAGGACTTCGGAGACCAGCTTTTGTGAAGAGGATGAGCTAACAGATGATCCCCATGAGATGCATGCTGAGAAGATGCATGTGAGACAAGATCCTGTTGGGTATCATCGTTTGCCTAGTGAGCCTGATGTAGGGACAGATACTAATGATGCAACGACTTCATTATGGGGAGGAGACCTTGACTTGTTGCAAGCAATCTGCACTTTGGAGTTCTGGATTTTGTCTTTCGCTATGGCATGTGGTATGGGCTCAGGACTTGCTACTGTGAATAACATCAGCCAGATAGGAGGATCTCTTGGTTACTCAAGCTTTGAAACAAgttctttgatttctttgtgGAGCATCTGGAATTTTCTTGGCCGCTTTGGAGCTGGATATGTATCGGACTATTTCCTACATGTTAAAGAATGGGCAAGGCCATTGTTCATGGTCATCACTCTTGCAGCAATGAGCATCGGTCATTTGATAATTGCATCTGGTTTGCCTGGTGCTCTGTATGCAGGTTCAGTTTTGGTGGGTGTTTGTTATGGCTCCCAATGGTCACTGATGCCCACAATTGCTTCTGAGATCTTTGGTGTACTACAAATGGGAACCATATTCAATACCATTACCATAGCCAATCCTGTTGGCTCTTATATTTTTTCGGTGAGAGTGGTTGGTTATATTTACGACAGGGAAGCATCAGGGGAAGGGAACAAATGCACTGGGACTCATTGCTTCatgttatctttttttatcatgGGATCTGCCACCCTCTGTGGTTCTCTCGCCGCTTTTGGATTGTTTTTACGGACAAAAAGGTTCTATAACGAGGTCATATTGAGAAGACTGCTACATTCAGTAAGGGAGTAAAATGTTTCTAAACACTTGTACGAAGATGATTTTGTGCCTGAGCCTGAAATTATGAGGGAATTGGATTGTGAATATGAAAGCCTCTGCTCTGGTTAAAAGGACAAGGGCATGTAAAGTTTGTAAACTGTATTATagacaacaaaattaaaatattgtatatATCCGCTGTTGTCCTGGCAAAGTATAAAAATGCATCCGATGTGGTGCTGCTCCCTACTGCAaatccaattaaatttatatgggTTGTGTGtgcatttttttcaatatgatTAATGATTAGGTTGGATTAGGTTCATGTTAATGAGTTCATATAATCCATCCCAACTCAAgggtaataaaatttatagaaaatataatgtcaattattaaatttaaatagctaaatctaattttgaattcttttatataagggaatcttttcaatttctctttGTTTAAACTCgatattattgaattattaaggttttaaattcagaaatcaaatccaaatttTCACTAAAAGTAAGTTAGATTAATATTCTAACATAACATTATGTTACTTATTAATAGTGGTTGGGTATAATGgacaatatttaatttataacggagtaaatttattttaaatactattcgaatctaatttttaaataccaattttttttttacttttatgtttgaattttttgtatttttaattttaataaacttgATCAACATATCCAGCccaatttaatgatttaaagatttaattgaacatgtttgttttgttaGATTGGATGGATTTATTCTCAATCCAATCAATaatgaattggatttaattttcataagcCCCGATCTAATTCAACCCATGCCCACCTCTAGAATAGTAAACTGTTTGAGATTTTTCAATTCctttttccaaatatttttaccgacttcatcaattaaattatttgatgtatgtgatttttcttttcttatcttttctaaaaataattattaaaaaaaatcctaagaGAAGAGTGATCCTAAATGCATCAGCACCAACAGTTAACTGAACTGATTCGttattatctaattcaaaAAGAAGACCTTGATCGGCCCACGAGACAATTGAtcctattaaaaaataataataataataaaaaagaagaagaccCTGATATTGTCTCGCAGGGGTATTTTAGTCCATAAATGTGAAGCCCAAAGCCCAAGCCCAAGCCTGCCAACTGATTGAGACTTGGCCCAAATTCTGGCTCAGCTTATTCTGAAATCCGAAATCCGAAATCCGAAACCGAAAGATAGTATGATATACGAATACCAAAAACATCTGTCGTaatcttatataataattggGGAGGCAGCCATTAGTAATTTTAACGCCTAACTtcaatttactttttcttttttttaaaaaaaaaatccattgatATTAgaattagagagagagagagagagagagcgagaGAGTTTCTTCCGCACCAGCTGCATCGTTTCGTGGTTGCAGTTCGTAGGGCCGACTTCCGATTTGGGTTAGATTGAAAACAGAAGACACAAGAAGGAAGAGTCGTTTTGGAGCGATAAGAAGATGAAGACTACCAAAGGAGGCAAAGTGATGAACCCTACCGACGCCTATCGTAAAGAGCTCCGTAAAAAGGAACTCAAAAGGGTAACTTTTCTCTATCTCTATCTCTgtctattattttcatttttttaaatttcaatccaTTGTTCATATGGCTGAAATTAGTCGACATAAGCTCGCGTGGATTTATTTATACTTAGAATTTGCTTAATTTGAGCAACTTTTACTTTTGACCTTAGCATTGTTTATTATTCagattgttaaatttattttcttttagaagtCAGGAAATTTACATTAAACAATAGGGcctgttaattaattttgtatgattcCACTTAAGGAACTATAAGTCAATGAAACGTGAACTGGGCTATGCTTCACTGGAGGGAATAAGCGTGATATTTAGAAGCTGGTGGATAATTTACAGCTTATGCGGTTGTGGGCTTAGTGTGCATGGGTTAAGTTCTTGCTTGAATGTTTCtgatttttacattatttgtCTGACAgaacaagaaagaaagaaagaaggtTAGGGAGGTAGGGATTTTGAAGAAAGATCCAGAACAAATCCGGGAGCAGATTGAGAAGTTGGAAATGATGAGTAAGTCGTTATCTGTTTTAACATTTCTGATCAAGTGGCCTTTGAGGTTGTGCGGCTATTTTGAGCTAAAAGTTCTTGTTAATTTCACTAGTATTgaaatgttgatttttttctttaatttttcaatgggATTTTCTATAACTGCAAGTTACCACATTCCTTGCTGGGTTCGCACGTGGTGATTCCCTTTgcaattttaatgtttaatgtATTCTTTTCTGTAATATTATCTCATTTAATTCACCAAGCTTTTTAAATGGATTGTTTCAGAGGCGGATGGTGCTTTGGACAAAGCTAGGAAACACAAGAAGAGACAACTTGAGGACACACTTAATCTTGTTCTGAAGAAACGGAAGGTAATGATCATAACTCATAAGTCATAACTCAGATTTCTTAAGCACCAATGCATCCCTGCTAACCACACACAGTCAAACATAGTTGGGACTGATCTAATCTAAACATCAATAGGCTaagattatttagaaattcagaTTGCAAATATCTAAGGGTAGAAGCTTCTAGGTTTGATATATTACTTCAACAGGTAACTTATAGGGGCTAGGCccttatatgtatttatgtacTTTAAAGTATCTGTGGCTTAAtgtttccatttattttataagcaTCATCTGATGATTCGTTGCCTAATCATGAATTACAATGGCCCTTGTAATTCTATTGACAGGAGCTTCAAGAAAAGATGAAGGAGAAGGGTGAGACTCCAGTCATGTTTAGGTGAAAAAGGCCTTTCTTCCTTATCTAATCTTGTTTCTGGTTGAACTTTTCGATTTAACAtccatttgttttgtttaaaaacTGTAGTTTCTCTTATGCTGCAGTCACTTAGGACCTCCTCGACGAAGAACtgctgaagaagaagagagagctAAGCACCCAAAGCCAGAAGTAAGCTCTGCTGTTTTCTGATTAATACTTGCTCTTCTGCTTACTGCTGAACCTTTGTGTTTTgtctgtttatttatttaccttGTTTGTATTGCAGGACTCTGCTTACTATCACCCTACGCTGAATCCTACCGGGGCTCCACCACCTGGAAAGCCTCCAATGTATCTATCCTCAATAGGTGTGCTTCTTCTTCCATCCGTCTAATTTTCTGCTCAAGTACATAAACTTATTTGCTAAGATCTCACACGATCTCTCACACTTGGAAGTCTGTTTTTACTGTGTTCTGCAGGGCCTAGAATTCCCTTATCTAGTGATGAGGCATCATCTTCAAAAACAGAATCAGATGATGTTGCTTTGCCCGTACCACCTCCACCTCCTCCGTTGCCAGATTCTGGAAGATTAGGCTCTGGGGATGGCTCTGTCATCCCTGCATCTTTGCCTTTACCACCTCCACCTCCCCCGCCAAAGCCCCCAACGTCTGCTGGTGCAAACTTGGGTATGTCATTGCCTCCACCACCTTTACCACCACCACCTCCTGGTCCCCCACCCAAAGATCTAGTTGCAGGTCAACCTCCGCTTCCTCCTTCCCAACCCCTCCAACAGTCGGTGCAGCCACCTCCACCTGGCATGAGTGGAAGTGAAAGGGAGGGAAGTCTGTCTGCATTGTCAGATGACTCAATCTTCAAGGCATCAGCTCAGGTTAGCTCTTTGTCATCCATCTAATTTGGTATCCCATCTTAAgaagtttaaaaatttaatgaagcATATTATTGGAAATATAGATACTGTAATGGTCAAGTATTTGGTTGATTTTCTAGGCCGGAGGGAATATACTTGGTTATATCTGAAAACCCAACTAATGACTGTTCTTTTGAAAAATGCTGATGCCTCCTTTTTGTTATCATTTAGGTGCCTTCCACGCTTCCACCACCCCCTCCCCCACCTGGGATGCCTCAAAAGTCACCAAATACTGAGTCTGGAGGTACTGCTTCCGAAGCTGATGGCAATAACCTGTCAACAACAACGGATCTTCCTAAAATGGTTCCTCCGCCACCACCTCCGAGGCAGCAGCCCACTGTGCCTGGACCTGGCTTGATGCCCAGTGTGCCGGCTGATGTATTGCCTCCTGGATTATCAAGTTTTCCCCCGcctccacctccacctccGTTAGACATGCGCCCGCCGTTATCTGCTCCTGGAATTCCTGGAGGAGCTAACCATCCTGGTATGATGGTCCCACTCGTTCCAAGGCCACCATATGGTCCTCCCCCAATGATGAGGCCACCACTTCCACCTGGTCCTCCTCCCACCTTGCAAGAAGGTGAATATGCTGCTAATAGGCCGACAGTGCCTCAGAAGCCATCATATGTAAAATCTGCTGCTCCAACTGTTGTCAAGAGACCACTAGCACAGCACACGCCAGAACTTACTGCTATGGTGAGTAATTTCCCTCttcaattaatatattgaatttCTGTTTTATTGCAGACcgtacttatatatatatatatatcataaattggtcaaaattcaaattttctttttctatattaTGAAAAGTTTCTCTTATGATGAGGAGCTTGCATAAGTCTGTggaatctttttctaaaaatttgggaagttgctATGTCATAAAGGTGTGAATTGCAGTGCAGAAGcttattttatatgaattatCAACACTGTAATTTTGGTTTAGCCAGGAAGCTTTGCTTTCTTGTTTGTACTACTACTATATATTTGAACCTAATGTTCTGTTTGGATTCAGGTTCCTGCGTCTGTTAGGGTCCGGAGAGAAACTGCCCTCCCAAAAGCCAAGCCAAAGCCTTCAGTGTCAACCACTGTAACTACCATTCAGCCGGCTACTGCACCAGTAGTGAGGCAAGAATCAATAGCCTGCTCGGCAGCACCCAAGTCTCAGGGCAAGAGCATTGATGACTCATATATGGCATTTTTGGAGGACATGAAAGCACTGGGTGCACTTGAtagttgatttaatttatagcCTGaccttctcaaaaaaaaaaaaaaaaaaaaaatagcttgACAATGTACAAGGTAATGAAGAGCcatgggggggggggggggggaaaaaaatctgTATGCAAGCTATCCTAAAGCGGAAATACGTTTTGTTGCTGCTAGCCTTAGTTTATTTCTTTCCCTTATTTGTTTAGGAACTTACCTGTGTATCATCGATTATCAATTCATCATTTCTATTGCTCAGGTGTTTTTATGTTGGAGTTCTTGAGGTGGGAGTAAAGTTGCCCTACTTTTCTTGAATGATTGACCTAACAAATGTATCAGCTTTTGATAAAGCTACAATTGTATGAGatcgaaataaaaaaaaaaaattaataataataatacttatacCGGCATTTCATTCACTCTTCCGAGAATTGCTAACTTTTCAATATGCATTTCTTCGGGGGGCCACTGAATCTAGGTCAACGTTTTGAAAACAGATGCATGGAGGACGGTTTGAGAGAACTCTTCCGCTTATATCAAGATCCTGTGAATCTGAGAATGATGT encodes:
- the LOC107176820 gene encoding protein NUCLEAR FUSION DEFECTIVE 4-like isoform X1, whose product is MERLKQLRLNTRWVSTVASIWIQCTSGSLYTFSIYSPALKTTQHYDQTTLDTVSVFKDIGANTGTLSGVLYTYSTSDHSSHHPRQQRLTRLLGPWVVLLVGAIQCFAGYFLMWASVVGLIPRPPVPVMCLFMLFAAHGMTFFNTADVVTSVRNFPTYSGTAVGIMKGFVGLSGAILIQVYQTFFNNKPTSYLLLLALLASIDPLLLMWFVRICNTNEGNEKKHLNSFSLIALIVAAYLMVIIILEHIFALPFLVRVLTLILLLLLLASPLYVAIRVQGSDSDRTSETSFCEEDELTDDPHEMHAEKMHVRQDPVGYHRLPSEPDVGTDTNDATTSLWGGDLDLLQAICTLEFWILSFAMACGMGSGLATVNNISQIGGSLGYSSFETSSLISLWSIWNFLGRFGAGYVSDYFLHVKEWARPLFMVITLAAMSIGHLIIASGLPGALYAGSVLVGVCYGSQWSLMPTIASEIFGVLQMGTIFNTITIANPVGSYIFSVRVVGYIYDREASGEGNKCTGTHCFMLSFFIMGSATLCGSLAAFGLFLRTKRFYNEVILRRLLHSVRE
- the LOC107176820 gene encoding uncharacterized protein LOC107176820 isoform X2 gives rise to the protein MERLKQLRLNTRWVSTVASIWIQCTSGSLYTFSIYSPALKTTQHYDQTTLDTVSVFKDIGANTGTLSGVLYTYSTSDHSSHHPRQQRLTRLLGPWVVLLVGAIQCFAGYFLMWASVVGLIPRPPVPVMCLFMLFAAHGMTFFNTADVVTSVRNFPTYSGTAVGIMKGSDSDRTSETSFCEEDELTDDPHEMHAEKMHVRQDPVGYHRLPSEPDVGTDTNDATTSLWGGDLDLLQAICTLEFWILSFAMACGMGSGLATVNNISQIGGSLGYSSFETSSLISLWSIWNFLGRFGAGYVSDYFLHVKEWARPLFMVITLAAMSIGHLIIASGLPGALYAGSVLVGVCYGSQWSLMPTIASEIFGVLQMGTIFNTITIANPVGSYIFSVRVVGYIYDREASGEGNKCTGTHCFMLSFFIMGSATLCGSLAAFGLFLRTKRFYNEVILRRLLHSVRE
- the LOC102626984 gene encoding protein EARLY FLOWERING 5; this translates as MKTTKGGKVMNPTDAYRKELRKKELKRNKKERKKVREVGILKKDPEQIREQIEKLEMMKADGALDKARKHKKRQLEDTLNLVLKKRKELQEKMKEKGETPVMFSHLGPPRRRTAEEEERAKHPKPEDSAYYHPTLNPTGAPPPGKPPMYLSSIGPRIPLSSDEASSSKTESDDVALPVPPPPPPLPDSGRLGSGDGSVIPASLPLPPPPPPPKPPTSAGANLGMSLPPPPLPPPPPGPPPKDLVAGQPPLPPSQPLQQSVQPPPPGMSGSEREGSLSALSDDSIFKASAQVPSTLPPPPPPPGMPQKSPNTESGGTASEADGNNLSTTTDLPKMVPPPPPPRQQPTVPGPGLMPSVPADVLPPGLSSFPPPPPPPPLDMRPPLSAPGIPGGANHPGMMVPLVPRPPYGPPPMMRPPLPPGPPPTLQEGEYAANRPTVPQKPSYVKSAAPTVVKRPLAQHTPELTAMVPASVRVRRETALPKAKPKPSVSTTVTTIQPATAPVVRQESIACSAAPKSQGKSIDDSYMAFLEDMKALGALDS
- the LOC102625351 gene encoding protein NUCLEAR FUSION DEFECTIVE 4-like encodes the protein MESERRLNLKSKWIATVASIWIQCCSGATYTFGIYSSTLKSSQNYDQSTLDTVSVFKDIGANVGVLSGLLYSFATLNHHHRTRFSFLRGPWVVHLTGAILCFAGYFLMWASVVGLIHSPPVPLMCLFMFLAAHSQTFFNTGNVVTGVMNFGDYGGTIVGIMKGFLGLGGAALIQAYDTIWKGRPSTYLLILALLPTFASLLFMSLVRIHGTNSADDKKHLNAFSAVALTIAAYLMIIIILENIFTFPLWARIITFLFLLFLLSSPLGIAIKAQREDTTRLSPTFATQRSPLVDCPETTTSTKFSASQDSVAYHELPGEESQVKAEFDDKKLKDEEDMNILQSVCTLNFWLLFVAMLCGMGSGLATVNNISQIGESLGYPTSAINSLVSLWSIWNFLGRFGGGYVSDIVLHRMGWERPSFIAITLATMSVGHIVVASGFPGNLYVGSIIVGVCYGCQWSLMPTITYEIFGVRHMGTIFNTIAIASPVGSYVCSVRIIGYIYDNVASGEGNSCNGTHCFMLSFLIMASVAFVGCLVAFLLFIRTRRFYKQVVLRRLGHS